From Phragmites australis chromosome 5, lpPhrAust1.1, whole genome shotgun sequence, a single genomic window includes:
- the LOC133917982 gene encoding transcription factor GTE9-like, protein MALKPSTRHVGSVDSSAPKYNKVIRNGVVVEMEVIPVVVEMPVEPAVVILRKRMASELDALRGLVKKAELLSLGKNGRFLAAESRLETPMKAGGKTPSAKRRKVSPLVEQIETPRMSSDEREQLADRLATLSSSQPDHILEFLKKQCGGDADPHGEFEIDLNSMENSVLFELKKQLDEFAEESKSEAVQEEEDEYVDICGGVSPITIRDASPLVPSSSSDSGSSSASDSDSDTSSSDTESDSDESVRSPAPPAVHVVENDSSAQPPKLATSELAVSEVVQSVEKPQYQRIAPTARPVSNLIDKAKEALERRRQEQRARSSERAREKIRQEVLEVETAALPDESIHPQDLEQLGIAEFEHIVSTLRPRVMGGGLRATRGRPSALQQLGFFLKADA, encoded by the coding sequence ATGGCGCTCAAGCCTTCGACTCGCCACGTCGGGTCCGTGGATTCCTCGGCGCCGAAGTACAACAAGGTGATCCGCAACGGCGTCGTCGTCGAGATGGAGGTCATACCCGTCGTCGTCGAGATGCCCGTCGAACCTGCGGTTGTGATTCTCCGCAAGCGGATGGCGTCCGAGCTCGACGCCTTGCGCGGTCTCGTGAAGAAGGCGGAGCTCTTGTCCCTCGGCAAGAACGGGCGGTTCTTGGCCGCCGAATCACGACTGGAGACGCCGATGAAGGCTGGCGGCAAGACGCCGTCGGCGAAGCGGAGGAAGGTGTCTCCTCTCGTGGAGCAGATAGAGACGCCAAGGATGTCGTCGGACGAGCGGGAGCAGCTTGCCGATCGCCTGGCGACGCTCTCATCGTCGCAGCCGGACCACATCCTGGAGTTCTTGAAGAAGCAATGCGGTGGCGATGCCGATCCCCATGGCGAGTTCGAGATTGACCTCAACTCCATGGAAAACTCTGTTTTGTTcgagttgaagaagcagctgGACGAGTTCGCCGAGGAGAGCAAGAGCGAGGccgtccaagaggaagaggacGAGTACGTCGACATCTGCGGCGGCGTCTCCCCCATCAcgatccgggacgcttcccctcTCGTTCCAAGCTCGAGCAGCGACTCCGGGAGCTCATCCGCGAGTGATTCAGACTCCGACACGAGCAGCTCGGATACCGAGAGCGACTCCGACGAGAGTGTCCGCAGTCCAGCTCCTCCGGCGGTTCATGTCGTGGAGAACGACAGCTCAGCGCAGCCACCGAAGCTGGCGACGTCGGAGCTTGCTGTGTCAGAGGTGGTGCAGAGCGTAGAGAAGCCCCAGTACCAGCGCATCGCGCCGACGGCGCGTCCCGTCTCCAATCTGATCGACAAGGCGAAGGAGGCTCTGGAGAGGCGGCGGCAAGAGCAGAGGGCGCGCTCCAGCGAGCGCGCGAGGGAGAAGATCCGCCAGGAGGTGCTCGAGGTGGAGACGGCGGCATTGCCCGACGAGAGCATCCACCCGCAGGACTTGGAGCAGCTCGGCATCGCGGAGTTCGAGCACATCGTGAGCACGCTGCGGCCCCGGGTGATGGGTGGCGGCCTTCGCGCCACGCGTGGCCGTCCCAGCGCTCTGCAGCAGCTGGGTTTCTTCCTCAAAGCCGACGCATAG